One part of the Salvelinus sp. IW2-2015 unplaced genomic scaffold, ASM291031v2 Un_scaffold4803, whole genome shotgun sequence genome encodes these proteins:
- the LOC112077654 gene encoding uncharacterized protein isoform X1, producing MGSLKRIKTEFLHCESGKKEAVEFLGQIKELVLKHRNSKIPLAKPKSYELRIGGLEDTVHAGDGEQLEVWKDCYLPERMEMVVIGALDDFRCSTAGWQLVLLLCZDGNVYAYEFEVLHLVARSLEDLFKSGAEFPGLEKFRFGECFEELTEEEMEKEMQCDEIKKIDDEHIQFRRRLEIEMLEDLKAIKQSEDISSARVILRQPYAQCPRFASTAQCGLLQLPALAGLQGVSSQDELC from the exons AAGCTGTAGAATTCCTCGGCCAAATCAAAGAGCTTGTGTTGAAACATCGCAACAGCAAGATTCCTCTTGCAAAGCCGAAAAGTTACGAGTTGAGAATCGGGGGTCTGGAGGACACTGTCCACGCTGGAGATGGTGAACAGTTAGAAGTTTGGAAAGACTGCTACCTTCCAGAGAGAATGGAGATGGTGGTCATTGGTGCCCTGGATGACTTCCGATGTTCGACAGCAGGATGGCAGCTGGTTCTCCTGTTATGTSAAGATGGCAATGTCTACGCCTACGAGTTTGAAGTTCTACACCTGGTTGCCAGAAGCTTGGAGGATCTCTTTAAATCTGGAGCGGAGTTCCCAGGACTGGAGAAATTCAGATTTGGAGAATGCTTTGAGGAATTG actgaggaagagatggagaaagagatgcaatgtgatgaaataaagaaAATCGATGATGAGCATATTCAGTTCCGAAGAAGATTGGAGATTGAGATGCTGGAGGATCTCAAAGCAATCAAGCAATCTGAG GAcatctcctcggcccgggttatcctgcgccagccctacgcacagtgtccccggttcgccagcacagcccagtgcggcctgctccagctccccgcacttgccgggctacagggggtatccagccaggacgagttgtgctag
- the LOC112077654 gene encoding uncharacterized protein isoform X3: MKIFHYIEAVEFLGQIKELVLKHRNSKIPLAKPKSYELRIGGLEDTVHAGDGEQLEVWKDCYLPERMEMVVIGALDDFRCSTAGWQLVLLLCZDGNVYAYEFEVLHLVARSLEDLFKSGAEFPGLEKFRFGECFEELTEEEMEKEMQCDEIKKIDDEHIQFRRRLEIEMLEDLKAIKQSEDISSARVILRQPYAQCPRFASTAQCGLLQLPALAGLQGVSSQDELC, translated from the exons AAGCTGTAGAATTCCTCGGCCAAATCAAAGAGCTTGTGTTGAAACATCGCAACAGCAAGATTCCTCTTGCAAAGCCGAAAAGTTACGAGTTGAGAATCGGGGGTCTGGAGGACACTGTCCACGCTGGAGATGGTGAACAGTTAGAAGTTTGGAAAGACTGCTACCTTCCAGAGAGAATGGAGATGGTGGTCATTGGTGCCCTGGATGACTTCCGATGTTCGACAGCAGGATGGCAGCTGGTTCTCCTGTTATGTSAAGATGGCAATGTCTACGCCTACGAGTTTGAAGTTCTACACCTGGTTGCCAGAAGCTTGGAGGATCTCTTTAAATCTGGAGCGGAGTTCCCAGGACTGGAGAAATTCAGATTTGGAGAATGCTTTGAGGAATTG actgaggaagagatggagaaagagatgcaatgtgatgaaataaagaaAATCGATGATGAGCATATTCAGTTCCGAAGAAGATTGGAGATTGAGATGCTGGAGGATCTCAAAGCAATCAAGCAATCTGAG GAcatctcctcggcccgggttatcctgcgccagccctacgcacagtgtccccggttcgccagcacagcccagtgcggcctgctccagctccccgcacttgccgggctacagggggtatccagccaggacgagttgtgctag
- the LOC112077654 gene encoding uncharacterized protein isoform X2, which yields MSLKRIKTEFLHCESGKKEAVEFLGQIKELVLKHRNSKIPLAKPKSYELRIGGLEDTVHAGDGEQLEVWKDCYLPERMEMVVIGALDDFRCSTAGWQLVLLLCZDGNVYAYEFEVLHLVARSLEDLFKSGAEFPGLEKFRFGECFEELTEEEMEKEMQCDEIKKIDDEHIQFRRRLEIEMLEDLKAIKQSEDISSARVILRQPYAQCPRFASTAQCGLLQLPALAGLQGVSSQDELC from the exons AAGCTGTAGAATTCCTCGGCCAAATCAAAGAGCTTGTGTTGAAACATCGCAACAGCAAGATTCCTCTTGCAAAGCCGAAAAGTTACGAGTTGAGAATCGGGGGTCTGGAGGACACTGTCCACGCTGGAGATGGTGAACAGTTAGAAGTTTGGAAAGACTGCTACCTTCCAGAGAGAATGGAGATGGTGGTCATTGGTGCCCTGGATGACTTCCGATGTTCGACAGCAGGATGGCAGCTGGTTCTCCTGTTATGTSAAGATGGCAATGTCTACGCCTACGAGTTTGAAGTTCTACACCTGGTTGCCAGAAGCTTGGAGGATCTCTTTAAATCTGGAGCGGAGTTCCCAGGACTGGAGAAATTCAGATTTGGAGAATGCTTTGAGGAATTG actgaggaagagatggagaaagagatgcaatgtgatgaaataaagaaAATCGATGATGAGCATATTCAGTTCCGAAGAAGATTGGAGATTGAGATGCTGGAGGATCTCAAAGCAATCAAGCAATCTGAG GAcatctcctcggcccgggttatcctgcgccagccctacgcacagtgtccccggttcgccagcacagcccagtgcggcctgctccagctccccgcacttgccgggctacagggggtatccagccaggacgagttgtgctag